Proteins encoded in a region of the Mycolicibacterium chitae genome:
- a CDS encoding S1C family serine protease — protein sequence MNRTLVAGAAVLLAVSGCAAPTTTEPEAQEQPTTTAPAPAPAASPPSSAGYADVVERVSPSVVTVQLRDGVGSGVVLRPDVIVTNAHVVGNAREVTIGYADGVSSPGQVLATDQVTDLAVVRTERRNLPVPEYRDELPRPGDIAIAIGSPLGFENTVTAGVISGLNRNIPGSAVESSSLVDLIQTDASISPGNSGGALLDVDGRVVGINEAYIPPAAGAVSLGFAIPTSTVLAVTEQLLDGGRVTHPYLGVTTGRLTPAIRERLGVPVSEGALVRGVEPGSPAATAGARPGDVIVSLADTPVESVEDLLGALRRTQPGQQQPMVVVRGGERQNLTVRIGQRQS from the coding sequence CTGAACAGGACCCTCGTTGCCGGCGCCGCGGTGCTGCTCGCGGTGTCGGGCTGTGCCGCACCCACCACCACCGAACCGGAGGCGCAGGAGCAGCCGACCACCACCGCGCCGGCGCCCGCGCCGGCGGCGAGCCCGCCGTCGAGCGCCGGTTACGCAGACGTCGTCGAGCGGGTCAGTCCCAGCGTGGTGACCGTGCAACTGCGCGACGGGGTGGGCAGCGGCGTGGTCCTGCGGCCCGACGTCATCGTCACCAACGCGCACGTGGTCGGCAACGCCCGCGAGGTCACGATCGGCTACGCCGACGGCGTCAGCTCACCCGGACAGGTGCTGGCCACCGACCAGGTGACCGATCTGGCCGTGGTGCGCACCGAGCGCCGCAATCTGCCGGTGCCGGAGTATCGCGACGAGCTGCCGCGCCCCGGCGACATCGCCATCGCCATCGGCAGCCCGCTGGGCTTCGAGAACACCGTCACCGCGGGCGTCATCTCCGGGCTGAACCGCAACATCCCCGGTTCGGCCGTCGAGAGTTCGTCGCTGGTGGACCTGATCCAGACCGACGCCTCGATCTCGCCGGGCAACTCCGGCGGTGCGCTGCTGGACGTCGACGGGCGCGTCGTCGGCATCAACGAGGCCTACATTCCGCCCGCGGCCGGGGCGGTGTCGTTGGGTTTCGCGATCCCGACCTCGACGGTGCTGGCGGTCACCGAGCAGTTGCTCGACGGCGGCCGGGTCACCCACCCGTACCTGGGTGTCACCACCGGTCGCCTCACCCCGGCCATCCGGGAGCGGCTCGGCGTGCCGGTCAGTGAAGGGGCGCTGGTGCGCGGCGTCGAACCCGGCAGTCCCGCGGCGACCGCGGGGGCCCGGCCCGGGGACGTGATCGTCAGTCTCGCGGACACCCCGGTGGAAAGCGTCGAGGATCTGCTGGGCGCCCTGCGCCGGACCCAACCCGGCCAGCAGCAGCCGATGGTGGTGGTGCGCGGCGGCGAGCGCCAGAACCTGACGGTGCGGATCGGGCAGCGCCAAAGCTAA
- a CDS encoding NUDIX hydrolase, with translation MTISYDDGLRERVREHLTRHDRRVLTDPTKRHAAVAVVLVDSEVGEDRVDPVPVDEWNAGRPLPDFGLDGRMVDVSGGAAFLLCRRATRLSSHSAQWALPGGRVDPGETVLEAALRELDEEVGIRLPESSVLGLLDDYPTRSGYVITPVVVWGGGRLDPRPAPDEVVAAYRVGLHNLQRDDSPRFITIPESPRPVVQVPLGNDLIHAPTGAVLLQLRWLCLEGRHDPVADLEQPVFAWK, from the coding sequence GTGACCATCAGCTACGACGACGGGCTGCGGGAACGGGTCCGCGAGCATCTGACCCGCCACGACCGCCGCGTCCTGACCGACCCGACCAAGCGGCACGCGGCGGTGGCCGTGGTGCTCGTCGATTCCGAGGTGGGCGAGGACCGGGTGGACCCGGTTCCGGTGGACGAGTGGAACGCGGGCCGGCCCCTACCCGACTTCGGCCTCGACGGCCGCATGGTCGACGTCTCCGGCGGCGCCGCGTTCCTGTTGTGCCGCAGGGCAACCCGGTTGTCCTCGCACTCGGCGCAGTGGGCCCTGCCCGGCGGCCGGGTGGACCCGGGGGAGACCGTGCTCGAGGCGGCGCTGCGGGAACTGGACGAAGAGGTGGGCATCCGGCTGCCCGAATCGTCGGTGCTGGGACTGCTCGACGACTATCCGACGCGGTCGGGCTACGTCATCACCCCGGTGGTGGTCTGGGGTGGCGGGCGGCTGGACCCGCGGCCGGCCCCCGACGAGGTCGTCGCGGCCTACCGGGTGGGGCTGCACAACCTGCAGCGCGACGACTCGCCGCGGTTCATCACCATTCCCGAGAGTCCGCGCCCGGTGGTCCAGGTGCCGCTGGGCAACGACCTGATCCATGCGCCCACCGGGGCGGTGCTGCTGCAGCTGCGCTGGCTGTGTCTGGAAGGTCGCCACGATCCGGTCGCCGACCTCGAACAACCGGTGTTCGCCTGGAAGTAA